Below is a window of Deltaproteobacteria bacterium DNA.
TCCGCCCGCTCGTCGGCGGCGCGGGCGGGATCTCGCTCTATTCGTTCGGGCTCGCGCTCTCGCCGGTCCTGTTCAGCTACCTGGGCTGGAACTCCGCGGTCTACGTCGCGAGCGAGATCCACGAGCCGCAGCGGAACATCCCGCGCGCGCTCTTCCTCGGGCTCGCGATCTGCATCGCGATCTACCTGGCCGTGAACCTGGTGTACCTGTACGCGATCCCCGTCGAGCAGATGCGGGGTCTGGGAAACGCGGGCGAGGCCGCGGCGCACGCGCTCTTCGGCCCGGTGAGCGGGCGGGTTCTTTCGTTCTTCGTGCTCGGCTCGATCCTGGGCACGCTGAACGCGACGATCCTGGTCGGGCCGCGGATCGCGTATGCGATGGCGCTCGATCAGCGCTTCTTCGCGCGCGTCGACCGCGTGCACGCGCTGTACCAGACTCCGCACGTGGCGATCTGGGTGCAGGCGGGCGTCGCGAGCCTGCTGCTCCTGGTGCTGCGGCGCTTTCCCAGCGTGCTCGACTTCACCACGTTTGCGATCGTGCTCGCGACCATCGCCGACACGCTCGCGCTCTACGCGCTCCGGTACAAGCGACCCGACCTGCCGCGGCCGTACCGCGCCTGGGGCTACCCGTGGGTGCCGGCCGCGTACCTGGTCGCGAACGCGTTGGTGGCGCTCGCGATGCTGCGCGGAAATCCGCTCGAGTCGCTCGCCTGTCTGGCGGTGATCGCGAGCGGCGTGCCGTTCTATCTGGCGTTTTCTCGCCGCTCGCGCAGGGAGTAGACTTCCGCAAGATCGCAAGAGGAGGTCGCGTGATGGCGAAGGTCGACGGCGGGGAATTGCTGGTGCGGGTGCTCGAGCGCGCGGGGATCGACACGATCTTCACGCTCCACGGCGGCCACCTCGACGCGATCCTGCAGGCCGCGAAGGCGCGGGGCTTGAAACTCGTCGATACGCGCCACGAGCAGGCGGCGGGCCACGCCGCCGACGGCTGGGCGCGCACGACCGGAAGGCCAGGTGTCGCGGTGGTGACCGCCGGGCCCGGCTTCACCGACTGCGTCACGGCGATCGCGAACGCCTACCTCGACTGCGTTCCGACGCTCTTCATCGCGGGAGCCGCGCCGCTACGCGAGGCGGAGACGCTGCCGCTGCAGGGCGGAATCGACCAGGTCGCGATGGTCACGCCGATCACCAAGTGGGCGCACCGCGTCACGCACACCGAGCGCATCCCCGATCTGGCGGTTCAGGCGCTGCGCATCGCGACCACCGGCCGGCCCGGCCCGGTCTTCCTCGAGCTGCCGATCGACGTGCTCTTCGCGCGCGTCGACGAGGAGAGTGTGAAGCTGCCCGAGCGGATCCGCCCGGAGTTCGCGCCGGCGCCGGCACCGGCCGTGGTCGAGAAGGCGCTCGATCTGCTCGAGGCCGCCGAGCGGCCGGCGATCCTGGCCGGCGGCGGCGCGTGGTTCTCGGGCGCGGGCAGCGCGCTCGTCGCATTCGCGGAGCGGATCGGCGCGCCGGTCTTCAGCAACGCGAAGGCGCACGGACTCGTGCCGGCCGATCACCCGCTCTGCGGCCGCGGCTTCGCGACGCTTGCGATCGCGGGGCAGGCGGGAAAGGCGGAGGCGGACTGCG
It encodes the following:
- a CDS encoding APC family permease: MNSVSPRLAPRLATGTLATMGAEPDRHPRDRLRRELGLRDATLLCVASVIGSGIFLTPGAIADRLPHAGLILAVWVVGGLLSLAGALANAELGSMYPHAGGDYVYLREAFSGFAGFQMGWVSFFAIFTGTVATLASGFAEALDPLIGLGEGGKILVALAATFGASWLNVVGVRDSARFNNAMALLKIGALAALVLLAPCSNAGDTENLRPLVGGAGGISLYSFGLALSPVLFSYLGWNSAVYVASEIHEPQRNIPRALFLGLAICIAIYLAVNLVYLYAIPVEQMRGLGNAGEAAAHALFGPVSGRVLSFFVLGSILGTLNATILVGPRIAYAMALDQRFFARVDRVHALYQTPHVAIWVQAGVASLLLLVLRRFPSVLDFTTFAIVLATIADTLALYALRYKRPDLPRPYRAWGYPWVPAAYLVANALVALAMLRGNPLESLACLAVIASGVPFYLAFSRRSRRE